Below is a genomic region from Halobacterium sp. CBA1132.
TTCGACGAGGTCGTCGACGGGAGCGACACCGTCGTCGTGAACAGCCAAGGGACGAACGTCGCGCACACCGACGCCTCGAAAGTGCTCGGGAGCCACGAGGGCAGCGAGATGATGCTCGAACGCTCGCTCTCGGAGTCGACGTTCATGAACGACGGTCAGACCGTGATGGCTGCCGCGCCCGTCGAGGGCGCCGACTGGGCCGTGATGGTTCACGCGCCCGCGAGCCAGGCGTTCGCGCTCGGGGACTACGTGGCGTCCAGCGTCGTCGGACTCATCCTCCTGACGGTGGTGAGTCTCGCGCTCGTCGGCGTGACGCTCGGGTCGACGACGGTCATCTCGCTGCGCCAACTGTCGGCGCGCGCCGACGAGATGGCCGACGGCAACCTCGACACCACCATCGAGACCAACCGGAACGACGAGTTCGGCACGCTCGCCGGGTCGTTCCGCCGGATGCGGGACTCGCTGTCGGAGTCGCTCTCGGAGGCCGAAGCCGCGAAGGCCGACGCCGAGGCGGCCCGCGAAGACGCCGAAGCGCAGCGCGAGGAAGCCGAGCAGGCCCGCCAGTCCGCCCAGGAGACAGCGCGCGAACTGGAGGCCGCGGCTGCGGACTACGACGACGCGATGAACGCAGTCGCTGACGGCGACCTGACGCGGCGCGTCGACGCCGACCGCGGCCACGACGCGATGGCGCGGGTCGGCCGGTCGCTGAACGCGATGCTCGACGACATCGAGGACAGCGTCGCCGCGGCGTCCTCGTTCGCCGACCACGTCTCCACGGCGGCCGCCAGCGTCGACGACGGCGCGACGGACGCCATGGACGCCAGCGCGAACGTCTCCGGCGCCGTCGACGAGATTTCGGACGGCGCCACCGAGCAGACCGAGCGCCTCCACGAGGTCGCTGGGGAGGTCGACGACCTCTCCGCGAGCGCCGAGGAGGTCGCCGAGACCGTCGCGTCGCTCGCGGACACGGCCGGACAGGCCGCCGACGCGGTCGAGGACGGCCAGGACGCCGCCGACGACGCGGTCGCGACGATGGACGAAGTCGCGGCGGAAGCCGAGGACGCGGCGGCCGCGATGGACGCTCTCGACGGCGAGATGGACGACCTCGGGGAGGTCGTCGACGTCATCGCGGACATCGCCGAGCAGACGAACCTGCTCGCGCTGAACGCGTCCATCGAAGCGGCGCGCACGGGCGCCGAGGGCGACGGGTTCGCGGTGGTCGCCGACGAGGTGAAGGGCCTCGCCGAGGAGTCCCACGCCGCCGCCCAAGACGTCGAGGACCGGCTGCTGGACTTACAGGAGCAGGTCAGCGACGTCGCCGACGAGATGCGCGAGACCAGCCAGTACGTCGCGGACGGCCGCGAAACCGTGGACGAGACCGCGGCGGCCCTCGACGACGTCGTGGAGTTCGTCGCGCAGACGGACTCCGCGGCCGGCGAGATTCGGGAGGCGACCGACCGGCAGGCCGAAGCCGCCTCGCGGGTCGCGTCCGCCGTCGACGAAGTGGCGAGCATCAGCGAGGAGACCGCCGCGCAGTCGACGGACGTCGCGGACGCGGCGGACGAACAGACCGAGACGCTCTCGGAGGTCGGGGACGCCGCCGCCGACCTCGCGGAGCGGGCGGTCACCTTGGAGGACTTGCTCGCGGACTTCGACGCCCGCGGCGAGGAGGAGGTGAACTGAGATGGCGCTGGAAACGTGGTTCTGGGTCGGCGCCATCGGCATGACGCTGGGCACGCTGTTGCCCGTGCGTGACGCCATCTACAACCCCTCGCGGCGCCGCTTCCACGCCGTCCTCGTCGGCGTCACCGGCATCGCCGCGGTGGCGTACGCGCTGATGGCGGTCGGCGTCGGCGCGCTCGACGTGAACGACTACACAGTCCAGCTCGCGCGGTACGCCGACTGGCTGGCGACGACGCCGCTGCTGGTGTTGTACCTCGCGATGCTGTCCCGTCCGGGCAAGCGAGTGTACGCGGCCCTCGTGGTGGCCGACATCGTCGTCATCGCGGCCGGCATCGGCGCCGCGCTCTCGCCGACGCCCGAGAAGTGGGCGTTCTATGCGGTCGGCTGCGTCGCGTACGTCGCGCTCCTCTACGGGCTGATGCGCACGCTGCCCGCGGCGCTCGGCGAGAACGCCGACCCGCGCGTGGACGCGACGTTCACGACGCTGCGGAACCTCACGGTCGTGCTGTGGACGCTGTACCCCGTGGTGTGGGTGCTCGCGCCGACCGGCATCGGCATCCTCCAACCGGAGATGGAGACCATCGTGGTCGTCTACCTCGACTTCATCAGTAAGGTCGGATTCGTCGCGTTCGCGGTGCTGGGCGCGGACGCAATCGATCGCGTCGCCGGCGCCGCCGACCGGAGTTCAGGCGGCGCGCCCACGGCTGACGACGACTGACGAAACCCCCCTTCGTCACGCAGCGATCTTCCAGCGAAAAATACCGAATGAGGCGACTTCGACGCCGTTTTCGAGAGAATTTCTGTCGTCCGTGGAAAGGGAGAGTTAAGTAGCAGAATCGCCACCCAGGTTACTGTACGGACTACCGCGCGGGAGACACTCAAGCATGAGAGACGAATACGACTTACTCATCGTCGGCGGGGGTATCAGCGGAGCTTCGCTGCTGTACACGGCTGCGAAGTTCACGGACATCGAGAACATCGCGCTGGTGGAGAAAGAAGACGAGATCGCGGCCATCAACTCCCACAGCACGAACAACTCCCAGACACTGCACTTCGGGGACATCGAGACGAACTACACGCTCGAGAAAGCCGAGGAAGTCAAGGAGGGCGCCGAACTGCTCGCCGGCTACCTCGAAGACGCGGACGCCGACCGCGAGATGCACAGCAAGCGCTCGAAGATGGTCCTCGGGGTCGGCGAGGAGGAAGTCGAGAAACTGGAGTCCCGCTACCACGAGGAGGGGTTCGGCGACCTCTACCCGAAGCTCCGAGCTATCGACCGCGACGAGATCGCGGACCTCGAACCGAACGTCGTCAAGGGCCGGGACGACGACAAGGAGATGCTCGCGCTCCAGACGCCGGACGGCTACGTCGTCGACTACGGGATGACCGCTCAGTCGTTCGTCGACGAAGCCGAGGAAGTCGACGGCGTCGACGTCTACACCGGCACTGAAGTGAAGGAGCTCAACGACACCGGCGACGAGTTCCTCGTCGAGACGGACGAGGGCTGGTTCGAGTCCGACGTCGCCGTCGTCGCCGCCGGCTCGCACAGCCTCCAGATCGCCAAGGAGATGGGCTACGGCGAGAACAAGAGCCTGCTGCCGGTCGCGGGGAGCTTCTTCCTCGCGGATGATTTCCTCAACGGGAAAGTGTACACGCTCCAGATGAAGAAGCTCCCGTTCGCCGCCGTCCACGGGGACGCCGACGTCCACGACGACTCCATCACGCGCTTCGGCCCGACCGCGAAGCTCGTGCCGACGCTCGAACGCGGCGAACTCGACACTGTCGGGGACTTCTTCGACGTCTTCGGGCTGAACGTCGACTCGTTCCTGAGTTACGCGAACATCCTCGCCGACCGCATCCTCTTCCCGTACGTCGTCCGCAACCTCGTCTACGACGTCCCCGAAATCGGGAAGCGCACGTTCCTCCCGGAAGTCCAGAAGGTCGTGCCGAGCGCGACCCTCGACGACATCGAGCGCGCGAAAGGCTACGGCGGCGTCCGCCCACAGATTGTCGACACGGAGGCGAAGTCCCTCGACATGGGCGAAGCCAAGATTACGGGCGACGGCATCATCTTCAACATCACGCCCTCGCCGGGCGCATCGACGTGCCTGAAGAACGCGATGCGGGACACCGAGCAGCTCCTCGAGTTCTTCGAGGACGACCACGAGTTCGACGAGGACGCGTTCCGCGACGCCACCATCCGGAACTTCCCGCGCGTCGACGACGAGACAGCCGAAGCCGAAGAAGACGACGCCACCGCTACGGCCGCCGCCGACGACGACTGACGAGCCCGCGTAGCGCTCGGCCACGCTCGTTCTGCCGCCTGCGATTCTCGTTTCTCGGACCGGATTCAGCGCTCAGTAGCGGGTAGGCTCCCGGTCGGTCTGCGCTCGCTTCGGAATCATACAGGAACATTTATTATATTCGTCCTCGCAGTGGGAGATACGTCATGTCGGTCGTACCTGTACGCGAGTAACTCCTTCCCGGCCGTACAGCCCCCAGACCGACTCTCCACCACACTCTAGACGTTGAGCACACACACCCGAACCACGACCGAACCGAACCCGACCACCGAAACCCAGACCGACGCGACACCCACACCGACGTCACCCCCCGCTGGCGACGACACGGCCCAACAGCACGACGACACCGCCGCGTCGTGGGTCGCCCAGTGCCAGTCCCAGTTCGACGCGGGACACAGCGACCGCCTCCGCAACCTCACCGACGACGAGAACCACGCGATGCCCGACGGCGTCTGAACGCCTCGACGCCGCCGCGCGAACGCGCGCTCGGAATCCTCTTGTCCGTGGCCCCAGTACATCCACGCGGCCGATGACGACGACACCGGGCCGACCCGGGGTGGCTCCCGCGGGACGACGAGCCCTATGAGTGCCGAGGCCGACTTCTTCGTACCGAGTAGCTGTCGCTGAGCGTGACGAACAGCGAGGCAACGACGGCGAAATTGCGTCGCAGAAACCGAAATTGCTCGTCACCACCGACCCGCTCCGCTAGGACTGCTCGTCGTCCTCACTCTCGCCGGTCAGCCCGCGCCGGATACTCCCCACGAGTACTTCGAGGTCCTCTGGGTCGGCGTCCAAGTCGACTTCCAGCGAGAGCGCGTGCTCGCCGCCGCCCGAATCACTGTCGCCGGCCGCGTCCGTCTCCGCGTCGGCGGCGGCCGCAACGTCCTCGACGAGCGACTCGACGTCCGAAGCCTCGGTCGCCTCCACGAGCGCTTCGATAGCTTCGCCGGGGACCGCCGTCGGTTCGCCGTCCTCGCCTGCGTCCTCGGCCACTTCTTCCCCCTCGTCTTCGGCGGTTTCTTCGGCTTCTCCCGCGGCTTCATCAGTCGTCTCCCCGGCTTCTCCCGCCGACTCCTCGACTACTCTCTCGACGGCCTCGTCGGCGGTTTCGCTCTCTTCCTCGGCTTCCCCGGACGCCTCCGCGGATTCGCCGTCAGCGTCCTCGCCGCCGATGGAGATGGTGATGCCCGGGTCCGCGCCGATTTCGACGGTCACGGCGCCGTCCTCCTCGGACACGTCGATGTCGGCGTCCGAGCCGTTCTCGGCGCCGCCGTCCGTTCGCAGGTCGTCATCGGTGGCTGCCTCCGCAGCGTCCCCGGCACCCCGTACGTCGAGATCCGCGAGGTCGACGTCTCCGTCCACCGATATCTCGACGCCGTTCTCCTCGTCAACCGCGATGCTCACCTCGGTGCCGTCGCTCAACGCCAAGTCGACCGCCGGCGCGCCCGCCGCGCTGTCGGTCGGTTCAGCCGCTTCCACCGCCGTCTCGGGCGCATCCTCCGCCGCCTCGACCGCCGCCTCGGCCGTTTCAGTCGCGCCCCTCCCGCCCGGAAGCCCGGCGCGGTCGGCCACTTCCGCGAGGTCCGAGACCGACTCGGCCCCCGATTCCGCGGGCTCGTCGACTTCCTCGCCGGCCGCCTCCACTCCCGCTTCGACGGACTCCACGGCGTCCGCCAACTCCGCTTCCAGCACGTCCTCGTGCTCTGATTCAGCCTCGCTCTCGCTGCCGGCCTCGGTGGCTTCCACCGCCGCGTCCTCGACGTCCGCGGTCGCCGAAGCGACCGACTCCTCGGCGCGCTCCACGCGGGCGGCGGCGTCCACCACAGTCTCTCCGACCGCCGCGACGCGCTCCGCCGCGTCTTCGGCGCGGACCGCAGTCTCGCCCGCCGCGTCGGCGGCCCGTTCGGCCTGCTCGGCGGCCGCCGCTGCGCGCTCGGCCGCGCGCTCCACGGCGCGTTCGTGGTCCGCCGTACCGGCCTCGCCCGCTGCTGCCGGCTCCGCCGGTCGCTCGTCCTCCGGGAGCACGTATCGCTCGTCGTCGCGGTCGAGGAGCCCCGCCCAGTCGTACAGGTTCAGCAGCGTCGTAATGCCGCTGCGGGCGCGGCCGTTCTCGGGGTCCTGCCCGGTGACCGCCCCGACCAGCGGCACGAGGTCGTCCTCGCTGGACGGATTCTCCCGGACGATACCCCGAACCGCCTCGGTGACCGCCCAGTCCGCGAGGAGGTCGTTGGCGCGCTCGCTCGCGCGTTCGTCGTCGTCGACGGCCAGCGCACCCGCTAGCGCCTGCCCCTCGTCCGTGAGGCGGTGTTTCTGTCCGTCCGAGTCGAGCACGCCGACTTCTTCGAGGAACTTCGTCTGACGGCCGACCGCGTCCGAGATGCCGGTCGCGTCCGCGACGTCGGTCGTGTACTTCGGCTCCGCGGCCGCGCCTACCGTGTCCCACCCAGCGACGATGTCCTCGAGCGTGTCGAGGCTCACGCCCTTCGGAATGTGGTGTGTCGCCATTATCGGGCGTGCGTCGCGAGTCGCAAAAAATCAGTTGGCCGCCGAGGGCCAAACGCAGGCCGGCGAACGCGCGTGTTTCAGGCGTTCGTCGCCACGAAAGACGGATGCCAACCCTTAACCGTCTACCCGGCTTTCGTGTGGTTGTAATGGCAGAAGGTACGGTTGACTTCTTCAACGACACTGGCGGTTACGGTTTCATCGAGACTGAGGACGCGGACGAGGACGTTTTCTTCCACATGGAGGACGTCGGCGGCGAGGACCTCACCGAAGGCACAGAGATTGAATTCGACATCGAAGAGGCTGAGAAGGGTCCGCGCGCGACGAACGTCGTCCGACTCTAACTCGGTTCTTTCGTCGCCTCACGGCGACACCGACACCACGCTTCTTTCGGAGTTTCGTTAGATAGCGGCGGCGCCGCGGTAGTCGCAAGCGGCCAGCCGAAATCCCGACGCCTATTACGGCGTCGGTGCTACCGGCGACCATGTACGACCGGATTCTGGTCCCGACGGACGGCGGCGACGCGTCCTCGAAGCTGTTCGCGCACGCCGCGGACATCGCCGCGCGCCGCGATGCGACCGTCCACGTGCTCTACGTGGTCGACGACCGCGCGTTCCTCACGCTCGACGAAGCGATGCAGGACGAAGCCGTCCAGCAGCTCCGGGTGGAGGGACGGAGCGCGCTCAGCGAGGCCAAACAGACCTTCGAGGCCGAGGGCGTCGCCGTCGAGACGGAACTGCGCCGCGGCGACCCCGGCGAGGAGATTCTCGGCTACGCTGGCGACGCGGAGGCGGACCTCGTCGTGATGGGGACGCGGCGCAGCGACTTCGAGAACTCGATGCTCGGCAGCGTCTCCCGAGAGGTCGTTGCGTCCGCGGACGTGCCCGTACTTACGGTGTCGCTGGCCGACGAGGAGTGAGAACGGCGGCGGCGCTACGAACTCGAAATACAGAGAGAACTGCAGTCCGGCGTCGCAGACCGCGAATCAGTTGATGTGGCCTTCTTCGCGGAGCTGGTCGGCGTCCTGCTCGTCGTAGCGCCACTCGATGTTGGCTTTCTCGTCCTGCCAGTCCCACGGCTCGACGAGCACGACGTCGCCCTCGTTGATCCAGGTCCGGTACTTCATGCGGCCGGGGATGCGGCCCATTCGGTTCTCGCCGTCTTCGCACCGCACACGAACGTGGTTTCCGCCGTTGTGTTCGGTCACGACGGCGAAAAGTTCGTCTTCGTCGGGCATCCGCAGGTTGCGGCGCCCAGATTCTTCGCTCACACCTGATATAGCCGTCCGAGACGTTTAAATCAACGGGAAGGCGTGGTACCACACCTCACTCGGGTGCGGGGTCGCGCTGCTGTCGAAATACAGAAACGTCCAAACGGCGAGCATCGAATCGAGACCGTGCTTCCGGACCCACGCCCCGTCGCCTCGCCCACGAACCGCTCGCGGCGCCCGGAGAGAGCCTGATGGTCGACGTCACCGGCATCTTCCTCGGTGCGGTCGGGCCGACAGTCGCCATCGCGGCCGTCGGGTACGCGCTCGGTGCGCTGAGAGATGTCGACCCCCAGCCGCTGAACACTGTGGTCGTCTACGTGCTCGCGCCCGCGCTGGTGTTCCACAGCCTCGCCGGGTCGACGCTCGGCGCGTCGACCCTCCAGTGGCTGACAGTCGCTGTCGTCGCGTTCACGCTCGCGATGTGGGTCGTCGCGGAGGCCGCGGGCCGCGCTGTCGGCGAGCGCGAGCCGATTCTGAGCGCGCTCGTGCTCGTCGCGATGTTCACGAACTCCGGCAACCTCGGCATCCCCGTCTCGGACTTCGCGTTCGGCGACGTCGGCCGGCAGACAGCGGTCGTGTTCCTCTCCGTGCAGTCGGTGTTGATGTACACGGTCGGCGTCTACGCCGCCTCCCGAAGCGGCGGGTCGGCGGGACTTGTCGGCGTCCGGCGCGTGTTCCGCCTGCCGCTCGTGTACGCGGTTCTCGCGGCGCTTGGGGCTCGCGCGCTCGGCGTCGTCCCGCCGGCCGGTGGCACCAGTATGCAGACGCTACAGCTCGTCGGCGACGCCTCGATCCCCGTGATGTTGCTCGTGCTCGGCATCCAGATTGCGCGCACCGACACGGGCGCGGCGGTCTCCCGGACGTGGCCCGCGACCGTCCTCAAACTCGGCGTCGCGCCGCTGGTCGGGCTCGCAGTGGCGCTCGCCGTCCCGTTCGGGGACGTGACTGTTGCGCGCGTATTCGTCCTCGAAGCCGCGATGCCCGCCGCGGTCACTCCCGTCATTCTCGTCGGCGAGTTCGCCGCGGGCGCGCGCTCGGACGGCGTCTCCGTCCCCGAGTACGTGTCGACGAGCGTGCTCGTCACCACGCTCCTCGGCATCCCCGTCCTCACGGCGCTCATCGCGGTGCTGCGCTCGGGCGTCGTGCTCTAAGCGTGGCCGCTACTCGTGAGTTGGAGGCCAGCGATGCCAACCACGACGAGGCCGATACAGAGCACGCGCGGCACCGACACCGGTTCGTCGAAGAGGTAGACGCCGAGAATCGCGGTCGACACCGCGCCGATGCCCGTCCAGACGGCGTACGCCGTCCCGACCGGAATCTGTTGGACGGCTCGTGACAACAAGTAGACGGAGACGCCCATCGCCGCCAGCGTCGCGACCGACGGCAGCGGCTCCGTGAACCCGTCGGTGTACGCGAGGCCGACCGCCCAGACGGTCTCGAACAGTCCGGCAACGAGCAACACCAGCCACGGTGACATGGCCGAACCGTTCGTCTCCCGGTCCCTGAACGCGTCGGTCCCGCGCTCAGTTCGTGGTGACGATTTCGACGACATCCCGGTCGTCGAGTTCGTGGTCGGCCGCAATCTGCCGGTTCGCGCGGCAGTCCTTGGCGTGCAGGAAGCCCTCGCCGACGTCGCTGTGGACGTGGTACGCGAAGTCCTCGGCGGTCGCGCCCTCGGGCAGCAGGAAGATGTCCGGGAGCACGCGGCCGTCGGTCGTCCCGAGCCCGTTCGCCGAGCCCGGGAAGACGGGGACGACGCCGAGTTCGTCGAACAGCGCGGCCTCCAAGGCCTGCTGGACGCCCGTGCCGCCGAACTCGTCGAGGAACCCGCGAATCGATTCGAGGCCGGCGGCCTGCTCGTCGCCGACCTCGCCCGTAATCTCGAAGTCGTCGCTGCCGGGACGGTAGTCGACGACGCCGCCCTCGTGGGCCTGCTTGAGCGCCTTCTCGGCGTGCGCGCTCGTCGGCACGAACGTCAGGTGGTCGTAGTCGGGGTCGTCGGTGATGGTCTCCCAGTTCTCCTGTGCGGCCGCCGTGTCCATCTTGTTCGCGGCGACAACCATCGGTTTCGTGCGCTTGCGAATCTCGCGGGCGAGCGCCATCCGGTCCTCAGAGTCCCACGTCTCGGGGTCGAGTTCGAGGCCCAGCGACAGAATCACCTGCTTGATCTCCTCGTCGGTGGTGCGGAACGCGCTCATCTGCTCGGCGAGCTCGACTTCGAGGGCGGTCTCGCCGGCGTGCTGGCCCTCGAAGCGCTCGATGCCCTTCTCCAGGATGTCCAGGTACCACTGGTCGAGTTCGTCTTCGAGGAAGTCGATGTCCTCCCGGGGGTCGTGGCCCTCGGTGGTTTCGCCCTCCATGTCCGTCGTCCCGGAGAAGTCGACGACGTGAACGAGCACGTCCGCCTCGTTGAGGTCCGTGAGGAACTGGTTGCCGAGGCCAGCGCCCTCGTGAGCGCCGGGGATGAGCCCCGCGACGTCCACGAGTTTCGTCGGGACGAAGCGCGTGCCGTCGGCGCAGTAGCCCGTCGAGGGCGTGCACGTCTCGTCGAATTCGGGTGCCGCGCAGTCCACGCGCACGTAGGCTTCGCCGACCGCCGGGTCGATCGTCGTGAACGGGTACGCGCCCTCCGGCACGTCGTTCATCGTCGCCGCGTTGAAGAACGTGGACTTCCCCACAGAGGGCTTGCCCACGAGCCCA
It encodes:
- a CDS encoding methyl-accepting chemotaxis protein; its protein translation is MGIARQFERVRGSYGAKLAVALLVVVAIAVGVGAMVYQQTNDQLQDDVRSELSATADARAAQLDAFLDNVRGQTRLASSRPVLASGDSEQISSFLDELAASESLPDGVVAVHYYDAASQQIVESSSDELTGVNAGEQGAAFATDPPEFEGTGDVAVTAPFEVGVVDFPVVAVLSPVDGAPDKRLVYMVNVNQLTSGFDEVVDGSDTVVVNSQGTNVAHTDASKVLGSHEGSEMMLERSLSESTFMNDGQTVMAAAPVEGADWAVMVHAPASQAFALGDYVASSVVGLILLTVVSLALVGVTLGSTTVISLRQLSARADEMADGNLDTTIETNRNDEFGTLAGSFRRMRDSLSESLSEAEAAKADAEAAREDAEAQREEAEQARQSAQETARELEAAAADYDDAMNAVADGDLTRRVDADRGHDAMARVGRSLNAMLDDIEDSVAAASSFADHVSTAAASVDDGATDAMDASANVSGAVDEISDGATEQTERLHEVAGEVDDLSASAEEVAETVASLADTAGQAADAVEDGQDAADDAVATMDEVAAEAEDAAAAMDALDGEMDDLGEVVDVIADIAEQTNLLALNASIEAARTGAEGDGFAVVADEVKGLAEESHAAAQDVEDRLLDLQEQVSDVADEMRETSQYVADGRETVDETAAALDDVVEFVAQTDSAAGEIREATDRQAEAASRVASAVDEVASISEETAAQSTDVADAADEQTETLSEVGDAAADLAERAVTLEDLLADFDARGEEEVN
- a CDS encoding bacteriorhodopsin; this encodes MALETWFWVGAIGMTLGTLLPVRDAIYNPSRRRFHAVLVGVTGIAAVAYALMAVGVGALDVNDYTVQLARYADWLATTPLLVLYLAMLSRPGKRVYAALVVADIVVIAAGIGAALSPTPEKWAFYAVGCVAYVALLYGLMRTLPAALGENADPRVDATFTTLRNLTVVLWTLYPVVWVLAPTGIGILQPEMETIVVVYLDFISKVGFVAFAVLGADAIDRVAGAADRSSGGAPTADDD
- a CDS encoding FAD-dependent oxidoreductase, with protein sequence MRDEYDLLIVGGGISGASLLYTAAKFTDIENIALVEKEDEIAAINSHSTNNSQTLHFGDIETNYTLEKAEEVKEGAELLAGYLEDADADREMHSKRSKMVLGVGEEEVEKLESRYHEEGFGDLYPKLRAIDRDEIADLEPNVVKGRDDDKEMLALQTPDGYVVDYGMTAQSFVDEAEEVDGVDVYTGTEVKELNDTGDEFLVETDEGWFESDVAVVAAGSHSLQIAKEMGYGENKSLLPVAGSFFLADDFLNGKVYTLQMKKLPFAAVHGDADVHDDSITRFGPTAKLVPTLERGELDTVGDFFDVFGLNVDSFLSYANILADRILFPYVVRNLVYDVPEIGKRTFLPEVQKVVPSATLDDIERAKGYGGVRPQIVDTEAKSLDMGEAKITGDGIIFNITPSPGASTCLKNAMRDTEQLLEFFEDDHEFDEDAFRDATIRNFPRVDDETAEAEEDDATATAAADDD
- a CDS encoding cold-shock protein, whose protein sequence is MAEGTVDFFNDTGGYGFIETEDADEDVFFHMEDVGGEDLTEGTEIEFDIEEAEKGPRATNVVRL
- a CDS encoding universal stress protein; this encodes MYDRILVPTDGGDASSKLFAHAADIAARRDATVHVLYVVDDRAFLTLDEAMQDEAVQQLRVEGRSALSEAKQTFEAEGVAVETELRRGDPGEEILGYAGDAEADLVVMGTRRSDFENSMLGSVSREVVASADVPVLTVSLADEE
- the eif1A gene encoding translation initiation factor eIF-1A, with the translated sequence MSEESGRRNLRMPDEDELFAVVTEHNGGNHVRVRCEDGENRMGRIPGRMKYRTWINEGDVVLVEPWDWQDEKANIEWRYDEQDADQLREEGHIN
- a CDS encoding AEC family transporter, which translates into the protein MVDVTGIFLGAVGPTVAIAAVGYALGALRDVDPQPLNTVVVYVLAPALVFHSLAGSTLGASTLQWLTVAVVAFTLAMWVVAEAAGRAVGEREPILSALVLVAMFTNSGNLGIPVSDFAFGDVGRQTAVVFLSVQSVLMYTVGVYAASRSGGSAGLVGVRRVFRLPLVYAVLAALGARALGVVPPAGGTSMQTLQLVGDASIPVMLLVLGIQIARTDTGAAVSRTWPATVLKLGVAPLVGLAVALAVPFGDVTVARVFVLEAAMPAAVTPVILVGEFAAGARSDGVSVPEYVSTSVLVTTLLGIPVLTALIAVLRSGVVL
- a CDS encoding multidrug efflux SMR transporter: MSPWLVLLVAGLFETVWAVGLAYTDGFTEPLPSVATLAAMGVSVYLLSRAVQQIPVGTAYAVWTGIGAVSTAILGVYLFDEPVSVPRVLCIGLVVVGIAGLQLTSSGHA
- a CDS encoding redox-regulated ATPase YchF — encoded protein: MSYRIGLVGKPSVGKSTFFNAATMNDVPEGAYPFTTIDPAVGEAYVRVDCAAPEFDETCTPSTGYCADGTRFVPTKLVDVAGLIPGAHEGAGLGNQFLTDLNEADVLVHVVDFSGTTDMEGETTEGHDPREDIDFLEDELDQWYLDILEKGIERFEGQHAGETALEVELAEQMSAFRTTDEEIKQVILSLGLELDPETWDSEDRMALAREIRKRTKPMVVAANKMDTAAAQENWETITDDPDYDHLTFVPTSAHAEKALKQAHEGGVVDYRPGSDDFEITGEVGDEQAAGLESIRGFLDEFGGTGVQQALEAALFDELGVVPVFPGSANGLGTTDGRVLPDIFLLPEGATAEDFAYHVHSDVGEGFLHAKDCRANRQIAADHELDDRDVVEIVTTN